TAGGAAACTCATAATCGGGGCGATCACATGATGGGGgtctttcttcttcatctcgtttttcaaaaattttctttacgGAACGTTTCACACGTAAGTGGAAAATATTCCCTCGAGGGGGGGATCCCCATCCTGTGCTGAAACGGCCAGCATTCGTATGGTCCTATTTTATTTACCTATACTGTGgtgtgaagggggaaaaaaaaaaattacgcgcATGTATAAACCGTGCAATTTGGTAATATCTGCCAAAACGCGCAAAGGGATGtttccaaaagggaaaaaattccaatTCACTCCCAAAGATATGTACGTACTTTCTTAAATCCAATAATGTCGGCCCTTTCTCGGAAGCATTGTCTGCATATGTTGATGTTGTACTTTCTGATTATGGCATGTCTGTTCGAGCACACGCGGctgcacaaaaggggggaaaaaagaggggagtGAATTTGGAGCGAAATATACTCATCAAAAGCAGCGCAATGCAGGGGTGATTGTACAGGGATACACTCTGCATGAAAATCTACGATTCTGTGGAGCGACCCTCCTTTCCCTCATCTCACGCATaacggtgaaaaaaaaataatccacACGGCTATTATGGCCCATAAGTATTCACAGTGACGCAAATGActatttcttaaaaagggcCACCATAAGATGCGCCTCTGTTCAGCCCGCTGGGCGCCTTTACAACTACGTTAAATATGCATACGGCTCAATCACACATGCGCACGTAGGTTTCAGCGGAGAACTGCTGCAAGTGGAGGTTTCCCCCATGTTGCCTCCCCAGCGTAAACTCACTCCTCAGCAATTTTAATCGCTTCACCAATCCAGCTGATTCACCAATCCAGCTGATTCACCAATCCAGCTGATTCACCAATCCAGCTGATTCACCACTCCAGCCGATTTACCACTCCCGTCATTTCGGTTACCCCCCATTTTAGCCACTTGGGGGGGATGACTTACCATTGCCTGGATCCCTGGCCGTACTTCTTCGGGTGAACGTTCTGAATGCAACCCATGGTTatagctttttaaaaaaaggggaaggaaaaagagggaagaggaaaaatggtCAGGGTTAATTTAACCGTTTAAAACTTcctaaaaaagaaaatattatgcCCTTGGGTTATTCGCGGGTGGGGGAATATACCTTCGTCAGCGAAATTGTTTCgaacgtatttttttaattgtgaTGGAATGAAGCAaagttcattttatttaatttgatttatttgtttattttttttttttaataaattacgaaattttttatatttgcaaTTTTCGTTAACGCCTTTGAGCATGTAGCGCTACTCCTACACTTGGGGGAGGGCTGAATACCCataagtaaatatttattcacgTATGCACGCTGGTTGGCCCAATTACGACGTTTTCACgtgcgcgaaaaaaatgaagttattTTGGGTCGGGTGGCGTCCCCTGCTGGCAAGCTTTCCTTAAGGACCCCGCGGTTGGTGTTGCGCAGTGAAGAGGATCGCATCATCACAATTTTTCGTGTATGCAGCAAtgtgagggggaaaaaaaaaaaaaaaaacgggccACATCATTTTCTCTGAGCACGCCTCCCCATAAATGCAAATCTGCAATTGAGCACTCCCATGTTGTTTGCCTTAAATGGGAAAACTGAAGAgttaaggaaaaaacacCCGTTAAACGGTTAGCAAGTTTGTAGCagccttttccattttttttacctttttctcGCCATCTCACGATGTTGCatgtttgtatatatatatatacattgtatacatttatgtatgAACAAATGTATATGCCCCCTTCCTGGGGCGCGCCATTTTGGCCCCAACGCCGCGAGCGGGGTGCCATAGCAAAGGGGCGAAGGTGAACTGCGTAAAATCGAACAAAGGCGAGTGTCACCCGTTTGCGcgtcaaaaaggggaaacaaaaacacAGCGTAACAAAGCGAAACAAACAACACTTCGAGCGAAACAGTTAGTGTAGCCCACCTGCGGTGGCTTtaatttgagaaaaaaaaaatgatcgaGGGAGAGAGTCAAGGGGTTTCCCCAACCACCgcgtcgatttttttttttcttacacaaaatggaatgtGCTTCACGCgaattgcaaatttttaactGCATTTTCCCAGCACTTTTGTGcgaaactttttaaattgccaATTTAAGCACAAATCTGTTTATGAAATGGGcgaaggggggaggccaTTCTCACTTGGCCCACTGGCTGGTCGTCTTTGTTCCGGCGCGAATGTGAAGTTTTCCCAAACGAACATTGGCTgcgggggtggaaaaaaaaaaaaaaaaaagtaaaataaaataaaataagtattTCCCCGACTTCTACACCCCGGGAGGGTCTCCCCATTTACATGAGAATGGAGTGCCCCCCCCAGAAAAACACACAAACAGTTTGGCAATTTTGAAGGaaaagtttttcattttttttgagcgGTTTACGTCAAGCGTCCCAACGTTATCGGCGAAATGACCTGCGCATTtgtttgaagaaaaaaaaaaaaaaaaatttaacgcAGACGCTGATTTTCCAATTCAGCGCCACACAGTCGCACCATTTCCACTCCTTATAGTgtgaaataattttccaGAAAACGCCTCTCAACGGTGAACTGCTTAATGTGCGTACCTGGCTGATTCGTGTTGCTGTCatatttacaaattaaaACCCCCCTGTTACCGCAGCAGGCGCTGGAGCACCCGATGAGCTGCGAGGTGGAAAGGTGTGCGTGCAGAGGTTACTTATCTAGCGTGTTGCACGTTCGGGGGAGAGTTCTTTGCGTTTTCGCGACGCGCGAATGTGTggatatacatatatatacgcatatatatgcacatatacatCTATACATCTGCGTAACGTATGTATAGCCGCTCACGCGCCAAGTACCTCGGCGCTCTTCCATATAACCCTGGTGAATTCGAAAACGGTGTCGTCCCCCCGGCGGATGGGCCCTGGCAAGAAGGCAAAGCGTCAACACGTGAATGTCCTCTGCGTATGGGGCCcccaaaatgtaaaaaaaatggaagcacTGGCAAACTGTGCTTATCATTTCGATGGGCACGTTTATgagatgcatttttttttttctctccttttcggAAGGGGGGATAACTCGACGTGCGCGACACATGCGAGGTTACTCTTCCGTTAGGCATTTATCCCCCTCGCCGCTGTTCCCTTTTGggtaaactttttttaaatatgctcAATGGTGAGTACTTGCCCACCACAGGATGGAAGAAGGTAACATAAAGACACTCCATATGTTCCACCCATTTT
This genomic window from Plasmodium vivax chromosome 1, whole genome shotgun sequence contains:
- a CDS encoding 40S ribosomal protein S29, putative (encoded by transcript PVX_087825A), translated to MGCIQNVHPKKYGQGSRQCRVCSNRHAIIRKYNINICRQCFRERADIIGFKKVRTYLWE